One Brassica oleracea var. oleracea cultivar TO1000 chromosome C7, BOL, whole genome shotgun sequence genomic window carries:
- the LOC106301192 gene encoding probable inactive receptor kinase At5g67200, whose product MSRKLFLFFLLHVSAGFSSSEPNYFNSLLPSDAVALLSFKSTADLDNKLLYSLTERYDYCQWRGVKCAQGRVVRLVLSGVGLRGYFSSATLSRLDQLRVLSLENNSLFGPVPDLSPLVNLKSLFLSRNEFNGAFPPSILSLHRLMILSLSHNNFTGQIPSGITALGRLTSLNLEFNRFNGTLPSLNQSFLTSFNVSVNNLTGVIPATPTLSRFEASSFKSNPGLCGEIINRACASSRSPFFGSSNKTTSSSSSSQAPLGQSAQAQNGGAVVISPVVSKKKGKENGLVLGFTVGLASLIVLGLCLVVFSLVIKKQNDNEIYEPSQKGDASSSSQQHQNQALSTRAVPVLNPNSNSSSVEKLQFRAAATEPQSRVPNSGNLIFCGGGEGGETSQGMYTLEQLMRASAELLGRGSVGITYKAVFDNQLIVTVKRLDAAKTAVTSEEAFENHMEIVGGLRHQNLVPIRAYFQSNGERLIIYDYQPNGSLFNLIHGSRSSRAKPLHWTSCLKIAEDVAQGLYYIHQTSSALVHGNLKSTNILLGHDFEACLTDYCLSVLTDSSSSNDDDPDSSSYKAPEIRKSSRRPTSKCDVYSFGVLIFELLTGKNASRHPFMAPHDMLDWVRAMREEEEGAEDNRLGMMTETACLCRVTSPEQRPTMRQVIKMIQEIKESVMAEENDPFQ is encoded by the exons ATGTCACGGAAGCTTTTTCTCTTCTTCCTCCTCCATGTCTCCGCCGGATTCTCATCATCGGAGCCGAACTACTTCAACTCCTTGCTTCCTTCCGACGCAGTTGCTTTACTCTCTTTCAAATCCACCGCCGATCTCGACAACAAGCTCCTGTATTCCCTCACCGAGCGTTACGACTACTGCCAATGGCGCGGCGTCAAATGCGCACAGGGGCGCGTCGTTCGCCTTGTTCTCTCCGGCGTCGGACTCCGTGGCTACTTCTCCTCCGCGACTCTCAGCCGTCTCGACCAGCTCCGAGTTCTGAGTCTCGAGAACAACTCCCTCTTTGGCCCGGTTCCTGATCTCTCCCCCCTCGTTAACCTGAAGTCTCTCTTCCTCAGCCGGAACGAGTTCAACGGAGCGTTCCCTCCTTCGATTCTCTCCCTTCACCGGTTAATGATTCTCTCTCTCTCCCACAACAACTTCACCGGTCAGATTCCGTCTGGGATAACCGCTCTCGGCCGGTTAACTTCATTAAATCTCGAGTTTAACCGCTTTAACGGCACGCTCCCGTCGCTTAACCAGTCGTTCCTGACTTCCTTCAACGTCTCCGTTAACAACTTAACGGGAGTCATCCCCGCTACACCGACTCTGTCTCGATTCGAAGCGTCGTCGTTTAAGTCCAACCCAGGGCTATGCGGGGAGATCATCAACCGAGCGTGCGCTTCTTCACGCTCGCCCTTCTTCGGGTCGAGTAACAAAACGACGTCGTCTTCTTCCTCGTCGCAAGCTCCGTTGGGGCAAAGCGCGCAGGCGCAGAACGGAGGAGCGGTGGTTATCTCTCCGGTTGTTTCAAAGAAGAAAGGTAAAGAGAATGGGTTGGTTCTGGGGTTCACCGTCGGTCTCGCGTCGCTTATCGTCCTCGGTCTCTGCCTCGTCGTCTTCTCTCTCGTGATAAAGAAACAGAACGATAACGAGATTTACGAACCGAGTCAAAAAGGAGACGCGTCATCCTCCTCTCAACAGCACCAGAATCAAGCTCTAAGCACAAGAGCCGTTCCAGTTTTGAATCCGAACTCAAACTCAAGCTCCGTGGAGAAGCTTCAGTTTCGAGCCGCCGCCACGGAGCCGCAAAGCCGAGTCCCAAACAGCGGGAATCTGATCTTCTGCGGCGGCGGGGAAGGAGGGGAGACGAGTCAAGGGATGTACACTCTGGAGCAGCTGATGCGAGCTTCGGCGGAGCTTTTGGGGAGAGGATCGGTAGGGATTACGTACAAGGCGGTGTTTGATAACCAGCTCATCGTGACGGTGAAGAGACTAGACGCGGCTAAAACGGCGGTGACGAGCGAAGAGGCGTTCGAGAATCACATGGAGATTGTTGGTGGACTCAGGCACCAGAATCTCGTTCCGATTAGAGCTTACTTTCAGTCAAACGGAGAGAGACTCATCATCTACGATTACCAACCCAATGGCAGCCTCTTCAATCTCATTCACG GTTCAAGATCCTCAAGAGCAAAGCCATTACATTGGACATCATGTTTAAAGATTGCAGAAGATGTTGCTCAAGGCTTATATTACATTCACCAAACATCGTCAGCATTAGTCCATGGAAACCTTAAATCAACTAACATCCTCCTCGGACATGACTTCGAAGCTTGTTTAACTGATTACTGCCTCAGCGTCTTAACAGATTCCTCTTCTTCTAATGATGATGATCCCGACTCTTCCTCTTACAAAGCCCCTGAGATCAGAAAATCATCTCGTAGACCAACTTCCAAATGCGACGTCTACTCGTTCGGTGTCTTGATCTTTGAGCTTTTGACCGGTAAGAACGCGTCCAGGCATCCGTTTATGGCGCCTCATGATATGCTTGATTGGGTTAGAGCAATGAGAGAAGAAGAGGAAGGAGCAGAGGATAATAGGCTTGGGATGATGACTGAAACAGCTTGTCTTTGCCGTGTGACGTCGCCCGAGCAAAGACCGACGATGAGACAAGTGATCAAGATGATTCAGGAGATTAAGGAGAGTGTTATGGCGGAAGAGAACGATCCTTTCCAGTGA